A single Lactuca sativa cultivar Salinas chromosome 8, Lsat_Salinas_v11, whole genome shotgun sequence DNA region contains:
- the LOC111913765 gene encoding RAN GTPase-activating protein 1, with product MDTAEQNRVRSIKLWPPSQNTRQVLVDRIIKNLTTPSILSRRYGVLSKEEAEEEAKQIESSAFATANQLFEKEQDGDGKSSVELYAKTSSTLMVEAIKRGPKSKEEQEPLFETITENDQTLFDISKGDRSFLDAEKTKQLLKPLQDSGNKYTKICFSNTSFGVDAARVAVPILSLVKDQLKEVNLSDFIAGRPEEEALEVMSMFSLALDGSDLRYLCLSNNALGEKGVRAFSELLSSQNNLEELYLMNNGISEEAAKAVCELIPSTKKLKTLHFHNNMTGDEGAISISELLKKSPILEDFRCSSTRVGSEGGVALSDAISKCTLLKKLDLRDNMFGVEAGLALSKAISVFSNLTEIHLSYLNLEDEGASVLVNALNNSGSPLEVVEMAGNDITVKSASSLAAFLISKRESLTKINLSENELKDEGSMVISKALEDEFPRLTEVDLSSNQIRRAGARVLAQVVVGKPGFKLLNINGNFLSDEGVEDVKEIFKNSPDLLGPLDENDPEGEDYNDEDGDDDDDDLESRLKGLDIKQEE from the coding sequence ATGGATACTGCTGAACAAAACCGTGTGCGCTCAATCAAGCTATGGCCTCCTAGCCAAAACACAAGACAAGTGCTTGTAGATCGTATAATAAAAAACCTTACAACTCCATCCATTTTATCTAGAAGATATGGTGTTTTAAGCAAGGAAGAAGCTGAAGAAGAAGCTAAACAAATAGAGTCTTCAGCCTTTGCCACTGCAAACCAACTCTTTGAAAAGGAACAAGATGGTGATGGAAAGTCTTCTGTTGAACTTTATGCTAAAACATCTAGTACACTCATGGTAGAAGCTATCAAAAGAGGCCCTAAATCAAAAGAAGAACAAGAACCCTTATTTGAAACTATCACAGAAAATGATCAAACTCTTTTTGACATCTCTAAAGGCGATCGATCCTTCTTAGATGCAGAAAAAACTAAACAACTGTTGAAaccacttcaagattctggaaaCAAGTATACTAAGATATGTTTTAGCAATACAAGCTTTGGGGTGGATGCAGCTCGTGTTGCTGTTCCCATTTTGTCCTTGGTCAAAGATCAGTTAAAAGAAGTCAACCTATCTGATTTTATAGCTGGAAGACCAGAGGAAGAAGCACTTGAAGTTATGAGTATGTTTTCTTTAGCTCTTGATGGATCTGATTTGAGGTATCTATGTCTTTCAAATAATGCCTTGGGTGAGAAGGGTGTTAGGGCATTCAGTGAACTTTTAAGTTCCCAAAATAACCTTGAGGAGTTGTATCTAATGAACAATGGGATCTCAGAGGAAGCTGCAAAGGCAGTTTGTGAGTTGATTCCTTCCACAAAGAAgctcaaaactcttcattttcataacaacATGACTGGAGATGAAGGTGCGATTTCCATTTCTGAACTTTTGAAAAAATCTCCAATCTTGGAGGATTTCAGATGTTCTTCCACTAGGGTTGGCTCTGAAGGGGGTGTTGCTCTATCTGATGCAATTTCCAAATGTACCCTTTTGAAAAAGCTTGATCTTCGTGACAATATGTTTGGTGTGGAAGCCGGGCTTGCTTTGAGCAAGGCTATATCTGTCTTTTCAAATCTCACTGAAATCCATCTAAGCTACttgaatttagaagatgaaggAGCTTCGGTTCTTGTGAATGCTCTCAACAATTCTGGTTCTCCTCTTGAAGTTGTTGAAATGGCTGGAAATGACATTACAGTTAAATCAGCTTCTTCTTTGGCTGCTTTTCTGATATCCAAAAGAGAATCTTTAACCAAGATAAATCTCTCTGAGAATGAACTGAAGGATGAGGGTAGTATGGTAATTTCCAAGGCGCTTGAAGATGAGTTTCCACGGTTGACTGAAGTTGACCTAAGCAGTAATCAGATTCGAAGGGCTGGAGCAAGGGTTTTGGCTCAGGTGGTTGTAGGTAAACCAGGGTTTAAGCTGTTGAATATTAATGGTAACTTTTTGTCTGATGAAGGGGTTGAAGATGTTAAAGAGATTTTCAAGAATTCACCTGATTTGCTTGggcctttggacgaaaatgaccctGAAGGTGAAGACTACAATGATgaggatggtgatgatgatgatgatgacctGGAATCCAGACTCAAGGGTCTTGATATTAAGCAGGAGGAATAG
- the LOC111913738 gene encoding protein ALP1-like, producing the protein MEARYEFFQMRYDARGKRGFTGLQKCVAAIKLMAMGESPDSVDDYMRMSERTARESLYLLARGVVETFGDQYLRKPSLHDMQQLYVAHEERHGFPGMLGSIDCTHWKWRNCPVAWKGQYSSGHHGAPSLVLEVIASQDLWIWHAFFGVAGSNNDVNVLDQSPIFDDLLSGKAPDAPFTVNGNEYKFGYYLTDGIYPQYSTFVKAFRHPIDPRDKYFKRRQEGARKDVERAFGVLKSKWHIVEHAPRPYELDTLRYIMYACIIMHNMVVEVKGRNIAMYSPTEPRHVQFQPGTSECLHRVVDIQDQRKHKQLREDLANYIYVGHEDEDENE; encoded by the exons ATGGAAGCAAG GTATGAATTTTTCCAAATGAGATATGATGCTAGAGGTAAACGAGGCTTCACAGGGTTGCAAAAATGTGTAGCTGCAATTAAACTTATGGCAATGGGGGAGTCGCCCGATTCTGTTGACGATTATATGAGAATGTCTGAGAGGACCGCACGAGAAAGTTTGTATTTATTGGCAAGAGGTGTTGTCGAAACCTTCGGTGACCAATACTTGCGCAAACCTTCGTTGCATGATATGCAACAACTATATGTGGCGCATGAAGAAAGACATGGTTTTCCGGGTATGCTTGGGAGCATTGACTGCACACACTGGAAATGGAGAAATTGCCCCGTGGCGTGGAAAGGCCAGTATTCGAGCGGTCATCATGGAGCGCCTTCGTTGGTATTAGAGGTCATTGCTTCAcaagatttatggatttggcATGCTTTTTTCGGGGTTGCGGGTTCTAACAACGACGTCAACGTTCTCGATCAATCACCAATATTTGACGACCTTTTGTCAGGAAAAGCCCCGGATGCTCCTTTCACAGTGAATGGAAATGAATATAAGTTTGGGTATTATCTTACAGACGGAATATATCCACAATATTCCACGTTTGTGAAGGCGTTTCGACACCCAATAGATCCAAGAGACAAATATTTCAAGAGACGACAAGAAGGAGCACGTAAGGACGTTGAACGTGCTTTTGGGGTTTTGAAATCAAAATGGCACATAGTTGAACATGCACCGAGACCTTATGAGTTAGATACTTTACGATatatcatgtatgcatgtatcataatgcataacatggttGTCGAAGTTAAAGGACGCAATATTGCAATGTATTCGCCTACGGAACCAAGACATGTGCAATTTCAACCAGGGACATCAGAATGTTTACATAGAGTGGTTGATATTCAAGATCAGCGAAAACACAAGCAACTTCGTGAAGACTTGGCGAATTACATCTATGTTGGTcacgaagatgaagatgaaaatgAATAG